ATTAACTCTGTTATCACGCGGCTTCTATCTCTGCGACCACAATGCCTGTTGCAATCTCCATATCCTGTGTAAAACAGAGACAATGGTTTCTGCTGTCAATCAGATAGAGATTGAATGTTTCAGCTTCATGCAGTGGTAATGCAGCAATCACATCATCATCCATACAATAGGTAAAATGGATATCAGGAAACTTCTGTCTGAGTTCATTGACTGAAGATTCATCGATCATTTGCTGCTTTAGTAGTCCACCAATGTCATTGATTTGAGCTTGACTGATCATGCATCGATCTCCTGCTCAAATCTGATTCGTTGTTCCGCATCCTGGCCCATGACTTTGGCCAGCCAGGGGGACGCATCATCACCGATCACTGATTGCAGGGAGACTATCTCATCACTGATCGTACCGGCTTGAGGTTTTTTTATCGGATGAATACTGGCTCTTACAACCTTTGCCGCTGCAGGCCCACCTATGGAACCAACAAACAGCAACTGGCAATCGTCAATCAAGCTGACACGATAGGCATTTTTATCATCTACATCAGGATTGTTTTCAACCGTTCTGATATCGACCAATCTACTGCTCTCAGCTGAAATCTGATAAATCATAAAGCGACGGCAGGATCCGAAATGCCCATCCAGCATCTCGCCTTTGTTGGAGGCAAATGCAACCCTGATACTATTGGGCATATCCCCTTCCTGGTAACCCTCGATCTC
This portion of the Candidatus Thiodiazotropha endoloripes genome encodes:
- a CDS encoding DUF6129 family protein produces the protein MISQAQINDIGGLLKQQMIDESSVNELRQKFPDIHFTYCMDDDVIAALPLHEAETFNLYLIDSRNHCLCFTQDMEIATGIVVAEIEAA
- a CDS encoding dinitrogenase iron-molybdenum cofactor biosynthesis protein, with the translated sequence MSASPISEEIALRIGLAAKALPDTEPARLLRVLDDVIGLPPTGKKLSSLKVKDLKSAADGEFSDCDTEVIKEALSYLKGEHDLASEPLPEIEGYQEGDMPNSIRVAFASNKGEMLDGHFGSCRRFMIYQISAESSRLVDIRTVENNPDVDDKNAYRVSLIDDCQLLFVGSIGGPAAAKVVRASIHPIKKPQAGTISDEIVSLQSVIGDDASPWLAKVMGQDAEQRIRFEQEIDA